In Nitrospira sp., a single genomic region encodes these proteins:
- the thiL gene encoding thiamine-phosphate kinase codes for MALPAGRKARASLREFDLIRSLRRLCAGRDASLRRGIGDDTAVTAGPPGFDMLLTTDLLVEGVHFDRRTATLLDIGFRSAAANLSDIAAMGGAPKYLLIALALPDSATSRQVRELYRGITAACRPHHVLVIGGDTSASTGGWFIGVTATGMVERGRALLRNGAKTGDAIYVTGTLGDSLAGLALANERIGRTRRRSRVKTLSSRRRQFLLKRHLRPDPRVDAGRWLATERLATAAIDLSDGLSGDIRHLCEESRVGAEIDTTSLPLSPAALAYAEATGSDPVRMALAGGEDYELLFTTPVRLCGRLERTARRKGFHLTKIGTIRPARFGILARSAEGLRPLPITSYRHFHSPR; via the coding sequence ATGGCATTGCCGGCCGGGCGCAAGGCACGCGCTTCGCTCCGTGAATTCGACCTGATCCGCTCGCTCCGCCGGCTCTGTGCAGGCCGCGACGCATCACTACGACGCGGCATCGGCGACGACACGGCCGTAACGGCGGGTCCGCCCGGCTTCGACATGCTGCTGACGACCGACCTCCTCGTCGAAGGGGTGCACTTCGATCGACGGACGGCCACCTTGCTCGACATCGGCTTCCGCAGCGCTGCGGCGAACTTGAGCGACATCGCGGCAATGGGCGGCGCACCGAAGTACCTGCTGATCGCCTTGGCCCTTCCCGACAGCGCGACCAGCCGTCAGGTGCGGGAGCTGTATCGAGGCATCACGGCGGCCTGCCGGCCGCATCATGTCCTGGTGATCGGGGGAGACACCTCCGCGTCGACCGGCGGCTGGTTCATCGGCGTGACCGCCACAGGGATGGTGGAACGAGGACGGGCGCTGCTGCGTAACGGCGCGAAGACGGGCGACGCGATCTATGTCACCGGCACACTGGGAGACTCGCTGGCCGGCCTGGCCTTGGCCAATGAACGCATCGGTCGCACCCGCCGGAGGTCTCGGGTCAAGACCCTATCCTCCCGGCGGCGGCAGTTTTTGCTCAAGCGGCATCTGCGGCCGGACCCCCGTGTGGACGCGGGCCGATGGCTCGCGACAGAACGGCTTGCGACCGCGGCCATCGACCTGTCGGACGGTCTCTCGGGAGACATCCGGCACCTCTGCGAAGAAAGCCGGGTCGGCGCGGAGATCGACACGACCTCGCTCCCCCTGTCGCCTGCTGCTCTGGCGTATGCGGAGGCGACCGGGTCGGATCCGGTCCGGATGGCGCTCGCCGGAGGCGAAGACTACGAACTCTTGTTCACGACGCCAGTACGGCTGTGCGGGCGGCTCGAACGAACGGCGCGGCGAAAGGGATTCCACCTGACGAAGATCGGAACGATCAGGCCGGCGCGCTTCGGCATTCTGGCCCGGTCGGCCGAAGGCCTGCGGCCGCTCCCGATCACGAGCTACCGGCACTTTCACTCACCGCGCTGA
- a CDS encoding HD domain-containing protein, which translates to MTPPAFPRQVNAPYDGSALIADPIHKYVSFTVPYAQADQHERTEKDLIDSPWVQRLRYIYQLQSARWVYPSAEHTRFVHSLGTMHVAGQFANHLYPFLKKAAPDVPSAPYVESFLRVTALAHDIGHGPFCHFFDDNFLHTFDASHERLGQIIIREHLGPIIRKIRRSPSGPFAKGEELNPDQIAHVILKEKGKDNSRLPRWLNVLQPVIGGSYTADNLDYVLRDSYMCGVAVGPVDLTRLIHYTILTDKGFTIHKTGLPALQMFLNTRMYLYSNVYFHRTTRAIDIHLQDIFGDTMKLIFPHDPRKKMDDYLTLTDWSLLEQARSWRKSRQTEERRLGEEWARILDRNVKWKMAYSTVLKEKGQERGMDFPSDEHFARQIRKELPAALQKIEFRVDMAPLDPRPDPKDRRGNPLYVYDPGTKQVSVEPLEEFLDLLPTRLVQFRIYSPDHEHDAALSRAAATVLNKTPSSLESNY; encoded by the coding sequence ATGACGCCGCCGGCATTCCCGCGTCAAGTCAACGCTCCCTACGACGGTTCGGCGCTGATCGCCGATCCCATTCATAAGTACGTCTCCTTCACCGTCCCCTACGCCCAGGCCGACCAGCACGAGCGGACCGAAAAGGACTTGATCGATTCGCCCTGGGTTCAGCGGCTCCGCTACATCTATCAATTGCAGAGCGCCCGTTGGGTCTATCCCTCCGCGGAGCACACTCGGTTCGTGCATTCGCTCGGCACCATGCACGTGGCGGGACAGTTTGCCAACCACCTCTACCCGTTTCTGAAAAAGGCGGCGCCGGACGTGCCGTCCGCGCCCTATGTCGAATCGTTCCTCCGCGTCACGGCCCTCGCGCACGACATCGGACACGGCCCTTTCTGCCATTTCTTCGACGACAATTTTCTCCACACCTTCGACGCGAGCCACGAACGGTTGGGGCAGATCATTATCCGTGAACATCTCGGGCCGATCATCCGCAAGATTCGCCGCAGCCCGTCCGGGCCCTTTGCCAAGGGCGAGGAGCTCAATCCCGACCAGATCGCGCACGTGATCCTGAAGGAAAAGGGCAAGGACAACTCCCGCCTGCCGCGCTGGCTCAACGTGCTGCAGCCGGTGATCGGCGGCAGCTATACGGCGGACAATCTGGACTATGTGCTCCGCGACTCCTATATGTGCGGCGTGGCCGTGGGACCGGTCGATCTGACCAGGCTGATCCACTACACGATCCTCACCGACAAGGGCTTCACGATCCACAAGACGGGGCTGCCGGCGCTCCAGATGTTCCTGAACACGCGGATGTATCTCTACTCCAACGTGTACTTTCACCGGACAACCAGAGCCATCGACATCCATCTGCAGGACATCTTCGGCGACACGATGAAACTGATCTTCCCCCACGACCCGCGAAAGAAGATGGACGACTATCTCACGCTGACCGATTGGTCGCTGCTCGAGCAGGCGCGCAGTTGGCGGAAATCCCGGCAGACCGAAGAGCGGCGCCTCGGCGAGGAATGGGCGCGGATTCTCGATCGAAACGTGAAGTGGAAGATGGCCTACAGCACCGTGCTGAAGGAGAAGGGGCAGGAGCGGGGCATGGACTTCCCCAGCGACGAACATTTCGCCAGGCAGATCAGGAAAGAACTACCGGCGGCGCTTCAGAAGATCGAGTTCCGCGTCGATATGGCCCCCTTGGATCCTCGTCCCGATCCCAAGGACCGGCGCGGCAATCCCCTGTATGTCTACGACCCCGGCACGAAACAGGTCTCGGTGGAACCGCTGGAGGAGTTTTTAGACCTCCTTCCGACCCGCCTGGTCCAGTTCCGCATCTACTCCCCCGACCACGAACACGACGCAGCGCTCTCCCGCGCCGCCGCCACGGTCCTGAACAAGACGCCCTCCAGCCTCGAATCCAACTACTAA
- a CDS encoding DUF2062 domain-containing protein encodes MASFRSLVRQLLHLQESPGRTALAFAVGIAIAFCPFYGLHMVLVVFCTWAFGLNFVALMAGALVNNPWTIVPVLGATYWTGALILGRTEVPTFDWHDLSFTAIYQQVMPYAVPFVLGGTILSLIGALLAYPLAYYLISKYRRPGHGTLHQPIQPAVVHAPLRAPHPEPLPPRDPLG; translated from the coding sequence ATGGCGTCCTTCCGCTCGCTCGTGCGTCAGCTCCTTCACCTGCAGGAATCGCCTGGGCGTACCGCCCTGGCCTTCGCGGTCGGCATCGCCATCGCCTTCTGCCCGTTCTACGGCCTGCACATGGTACTGGTCGTCTTCTGCACCTGGGCCTTCGGACTGAATTTCGTCGCGCTGATGGCCGGCGCGTTGGTCAACAATCCCTGGACGATCGTGCCGGTCCTCGGGGCCACCTACTGGACCGGCGCGCTGATCCTGGGCCGGACGGAGGTGCCCACCTTCGATTGGCACGACCTGAGCTTCACAGCGATCTATCAACAAGTCATGCCCTATGCCGTCCCCTTTGTGCTCGGAGGGACGATCTTGAGCCTGATCGGAGCGCTGCTGGCCTACCCGCTCGCCTACTATCTGATCAGCAAGTACCGCCGGCCCGGCCATGGGACACTGCACCAGCCCATCCAGCCGGCGGTGGTCCATGCGCCGCTGCGGGCGCCTCACCCCGAGCCATTGCCGCCCCGCGATCCGCTGGGCTAA
- a CDS encoding addiction module protein, whose protein sequence is MAPSTQQLLKDALKLPDEQRAELVVELLDSLPPTEPGHTRSDEEWLVEIERRAQAAQAGEPSLSWKDAQKQVLDRLPKR, encoded by the coding sequence ATGGCTCCATCGACCCAACAACTCCTCAAGGATGCGCTGAAGCTACCGGATGAGCAGCGAGCTGAATTGGTGGTCGAGTTACTCGATAGCCTGCCACCGACGGAACCGGGGCACACGCGCAGTGACGAGGAATGGCTCGTGGAAATTGAGCGCCGGGCACAGGCCGCTCAAGCCGGTGAGCCAAGTCTCTCCTGGAAAGATGCGCAGAAGCAGGTGCTGGATCGCCTCCCGAAGCGATGA